Within the Deltaproteobacteria bacterium genome, the region GAACTCGCTCATTCGACAGTACTCGGCGCTGCTCGCGGCGGAAGGCGTGACGCTGACCGTCGACGAAGGCGCGATCGCAGAGATCGCGCGCATCGCGCAGTCGGTGAACGAGCGCGCGCAGAACATCGGCGCGCGGCGTTTGCACACGGTGCTGGAGAAGCTGCTCGACGAGCTCAGCTTCGGCGCCACCGAGCTACCGGAGAAGAGCTTCAAGATCGACGCGGCCTACGTGAAGAAGCAGCTCGACGAGGTCCTCAAGGACGAGGATCTGTCGAAGTACATTCTCTAGTCCGCACTGCGGAGGGGACATGGCTTCGAAGGGAACCGCGCTCGTCACGGGCGCGTCGGGCGGCATTGGCGCGGACCTCGCGCGCGAATTGGCTCGGAGCGGCTTCGATCTCATCCTCGTCGCGCGCAGCGAGGGCAAGCTCGAGGACCTCGGCGAGGAGCTCGCCAAGGCGCACGGCATTTCCTTCCATGTGCTGACTTCGGATTTGGCCGCGCCTGATGCCGCGAAGAAGCTCGTCGACGAGCTCGCGTCGCGCAAGCTGCAGGTCGACGTGCTCGTGAACAACGCGGGCTACGCGCTCTTCGGCGCCTTCACCGAGACAGACGCGGTCGACGAAGCGAAGATGATCCAGCTCAACATCATGGCCCTCACGCAGCTCTCGAAGCTGCTCTTGCCGGGCATGGTCGAGCGGAAAAGCGGGCGAATCATGAACGTGGCGTCGACGGCCGCGTTCCAGCCCGGGCCGCTCATGGCCGTGCACTACGCGACCAAGGCCTACGTGCTCAGCTTCAGCGAGGCCATCGCCGAGGAGCTTCGCGGGAGCGGCGTCAGCGTCACCGCGCTCTGCCCCGGCCCGACGAAGTCCGGCTTCCAGGCGCGCGCGAAGATGGAGGAATCCAAGCTCGTGAAGGGCAAGGCCATCATGGATTCCGCGACCGTCGCGCGCGCCGGCGTCGAGGGCTTGCTCGCTGGCAAGGCCGTCGTCATTCCTGGCGCGAAGAACTACTGGCTTGCGCAGTCCGTTCGGTTCATGCCCCGCAGCGTCGTGGTGCGCGCGGTGAAGCAAGCGCAGGAGCGGGAAGGGCATTGAGCCCAGGCGCGGCCCGTGGGCCGTGGGTTCTTCGGAGCTGGTCCGACTGGTCTGTGCGGATTCCCGGATCTGGGCGTACCAGTTGGCTGACCGGCGACGGCTTCGCGATTAGAGTGCTCGCCAGAACCGGGAGCACGCGATGACGCACAATGAAGAGCTGAAGGAGCGGGCCGGCAAGGTCCTCTTGGGCAACTACAAGCAGGCGCCGTACGCCATCGTCCGCGGCGAGGGCTGCGAGCTCTTCGACGCCGACGGCAAGCGCTTCCTCGACATGTTCGGCGGCATCGCTACCGTCTCGCTCGGCCACAACCACCCCAGGGTCGTCGCCGCGCTCGAGAAGCAGGCGCACCTGCTCTGGCACATCTCCAACGGCTACTACATCGAGCCCCAGATCCAGCTCGCCGAGCGGCTCACGCGCGCCTCCGGCCTGCAGCGCGCGTTCTTCTGCAACTCGGGCGGCGAGGCCAACGAGGCCGCGCTCAAGCTCGCGCGTCGCTACTTCCACGAGGTGAAGAAGGAAGACCGCTACGAGATCATCTGCTTCGAGAACAGCTTCCACGGCCGCACGCTCGCGACCACGGCCGCGACGGGGCAGACCAAGTACCAGAAGGGCTACGAGCCGCTGCCCCAGGG harbors:
- a CDS encoding SDR family oxidoreductase, with the protein product MASKGTALVTGASGGIGADLARELARSGFDLILVARSEGKLEDLGEELAKAHGISFHVLTSDLAAPDAAKKLVDELASRKLQVDVLVNNAGYALFGAFTETDAVDEAKMIQLNIMALTQLSKLLLPGMVERKSGRIMNVASTAAFQPGPLMAVHYATKAYVLSFSEAIAEELRGSGVSVTALCPGPTKSGFQARAKMEESKLVKGKAIMDSATVARAGVEGLLAGKAVVIPGAKNYWLAQSVRFMPRSVVVRAVKQAQEREGH